The following are encoded together in the Lathyrus oleraceus cultivar Zhongwan6 chromosome 3, CAAS_Psat_ZW6_1.0, whole genome shotgun sequence genome:
- the LOC127127149 gene encoding vacuolar iron transporter homolog 2.1, protein MEERGDNNTTGLLNSERPKEPWRGEYVKSIVYGGLDAIITCFSLISSISATTSSSGNVLVLGFANLVADAISMGFGDIVSASSERDVTIEERRVTEWDVFNGRENEQRGLVRHYQSLGMDYNDAAAVVNIFTKYNDILVDQRMAADKGMLPADQEKKPWKNGLITFASFMVFGSIPLLSFIILIPFTDSDSVKFVSACLVSSLGLALLGVARARIAGQNMMLTTAVTLLSGVIAGAAAYLVGWLLKHVAGLEG, encoded by the exons ATGGAGGAGAGAGGTGACAACAACACCACAGGGCTCCTTAATAGTGAAAGACCAAAAGAACCTTGGAGAGGTGAATATGTAAAGAGCATAGTTTATGGAGGCCTTGATGCCATTATCACATGCTTTTCTCTCATTTCCTCCATTTCAGCTACCACTAGTTCCTCTG GGAATGTGTTGGTTCTTGGGTTTGCAAACTTAGTAGCAGATGCAATATCAATGGGCTTTGGAGACATAGTCTCCGCTAGCTCCGAGCGGGATGTCACCATTGAGGAAAGGAGAGTCACAGAATGGGATGTTTTTAATGGTAGAGAAAATGAACAAAGAGGTTTAGTTAGACACTATCAATCTCTTGGGATGGATTACAACGACGCAGCTGCG GTTGTGAACATATTTACAAAATACAATGACATACTAGTGGACCAAAGAATGGCAGCTGACAAAGGAATGCTACCGGCAGATCAAGAAAAGAAGCCATGGAAGAATGGCTTGATAACCTTTGCATCCTTCATGGTTTTTGGCTCAATACCTCTGCTATCTTTCATCATCCTTATACCATTTACAGATAGCGATTCAGTTAAGTTTGTTAGTGCTTGTCTTGTTTCATCACTTGGCCTTGCTCTTCTTGGTGTGGCTAGGGCAAGAATTGCAGGTCAAAACATGATGTTGACCACAGCGGTTACTCTTTTGAGTGGTGTCATAGCAGGAGCTGCAGCTTATTTAGTAGGGTGGTTGTTAAAGCATGTTGCAGGACTAGAAGGTTGA
- the LOC127127150 gene encoding UDP-galactose/UDP-glucose transporter 2: MVTKKEEQGRKLFGISLSDKPRWQQFLICSSGFFFGYLVNGICEEYVYNRLHFSYGWYFTFIQGFVYLFLIYLQGFTSKQMVNPWKTYVKLSAVLMGSHGLTKGSLAFLNYPAQIMFKSTKVLPVMIMGAFIPGLRRKYPIHEYISAILLVVGLILFTLADAHTSPNFSVVGVVMITGALVMDSFLGNLQEAIFTMNPDTTQMEMLFCSTVVGLPFLIPPMLFTGELFKAWTSCSQHPYVYGVLVFEAMATFIGQVSVLSLIALFGAATTAMITTARKAVTLLLSYLIFTKPLTEQHGSGLILIAMGITLKMLPENKPTINKKASNSSARINSSKPTTGDDEEMGGVHDSVREDDERRPLV; this comes from the exons ATGGTGACGAAGAAAGAAGAACAGGGTCGtaagttgtttggaatttcacTCTCTGATAAACCCAGATGGCAACAATTCCTCATTTGTTCATCTGGGTTCTTCTTTGGATATCTTGTTAATGGTATCTGTGAG GAATATGTGTATAACAGGCTCCATTTCAG CTATGGTTGGTACTTCACATTTATTCAAGGATTCGTTTACCTGTTTCTGATTTACCTTCAAGGTTTCACAAGCAAGCAAATGGTGAACCCATGGAAAACGTATGTGAAGCTTTCTGCTGTGCTCATGGGTTCACATGGTTTAACAAAGGGTTCTTTGGCTTTTCTTAATTACCCTGCACAGATCATGTTCAAATCCACAAAG GTTCTGCCAGTGATGATAATGGGTGCTTTTATTCCTGGTCTGAGAAGGAAGTATCCAATTCATGAATACATATCTGCAATACTCCTGGTTGTTGGATTGATCCTATTCACACTAGCAGATGCACATACATCACCTAATTTCAGTGTTGTTGGTGTTGTTATGATAACTGGTGCTTTGGTTATGGATTCTTTTCTTGGAAATCTTCAAGAAGCTATCTTTACTATGAACCCTGATACCACACAG ATGGAGATGCTGTTCTGCTCAACTGTAGTGGGATTACCTTTCTTAATCCCACCGATGCTTTTTACCGGAGAATTATTCAAAGCATGGACTTCATGTTCACAG CATCCTTATGTGTATGGTGTTTTAGTCTTTGAAGCAATGGCCACATTTATAGGTCAAGTTTCTGTCCTATCCCTTATTGCCCTTTTTGGTGCTGCCACAACAGCCATG ATAACAACAGCAAGAAAGGCAGTGACATTGCTACTGTCATATTTGATATTTACAAAACCATTAACAGAACAACATGGAAGTGGACTAATACTCATAGCTATGGGAATCACGTTGAAGATGTTGCCTGAAAACAAACCAACCATCAACAAAAAAGCCTCAAATTCTTCTGCTAGAATCAATTCTTCAAAACCAACTACTGGTGATGATGAAGAGATGGGGGGAGTCCATGATTCTGTAAGAGAAGATGATGAAAGGAGGCCATTGGTCTAG